The following proteins are co-located in the Thermodesulfobacteriota bacterium genome:
- the hemG gene encoding protoporphyrinogen oxidase, which produces MNNEPLRYGRALPKIIVIGAGITGLSAAHRLAELGAEHGFPLEVTVLEGRDRPGGVISTRESGGFTVEEGPDSFLKSKPEATGLSSRVGLGPFLIGTNKEAEGAFVLRNGRLVPMPAGLFPGPARVTALLGSPLLSVRGKLRMLLEAFIPGNASEGDESVASFMRRRFGREAYEYLVEPLLSGIYAGDPETLSVRTALPVLAKMEEEYGSVTRGMKRNGASPGAPKGGREGGGRFAAFDRGMGTLVNALNSRLPDGTVKLRSRVKRIDALGGGFRVHTSGAAPIDCDAVIVALPAPEAALVAQGLDMELSLGLSRIKYVSNVVINLAYRKSEVPHLPGGSGFLVPSPERLPVLACTFSSVKFSGRSPDDTVLFRIVAGGARNPGICGEEDGRLIDIAHGTLSPILGIKSAPVFGMVSRNPESTPHYAVGHGELVARIIERAGRFPSLRLAGNAYGGAGIPDCIRSGEKAALEIFRYVSERGAKYEDRKSCG; this is translated from the coding sequence GAAGTAACCGTCCTCGAAGGAAGGGACAGGCCGGGTGGCGTCATATCGACCAGGGAATCCGGCGGCTTTACTGTGGAGGAAGGCCCCGACTCGTTCCTTAAGAGTAAGCCCGAGGCCACGGGGCTTTCGTCGCGCGTCGGCCTCGGCCCTTTTCTTATAGGGACGAACAAGGAGGCCGAAGGAGCATTCGTTCTCAGGAACGGAAGGCTCGTCCCGATGCCGGCCGGGCTCTTCCCGGGGCCGGCGCGTGTGACGGCGCTTCTAGGCTCGCCGCTTCTTTCCGTCAGGGGGAAGCTCCGAATGCTTCTCGAAGCCTTCATCCCCGGAAACGCTTCGGAGGGGGACGAGAGCGTGGCTTCGTTCATGAGGCGCAGGTTCGGCAGGGAAGCCTACGAGTACCTGGTGGAGCCGCTGCTGTCGGGCATATACGCCGGGGACCCCGAGACCCTGAGCGTCCGTACAGCCCTGCCCGTCCTTGCGAAAATGGAGGAGGAATACGGGAGCGTAACACGCGGAATGAAAAGGAACGGGGCTTCCCCCGGAGCGCCTAAAGGCGGCAGGGAAGGCGGCGGCAGGTTCGCCGCTTTCGACAGGGGAATGGGGACCCTCGTGAATGCGCTCAACTCGCGGCTGCCCGACGGGACCGTGAAGCTCCGGAGCAGGGTGAAAAGGATCGACGCCCTGGGCGGAGGGTTCAGGGTTCATACGAGCGGGGCCGCGCCGATTGACTGCGACGCCGTCATCGTGGCGCTCCCCGCGCCGGAGGCGGCGCTCGTTGCGCAAGGCCTCGACATGGAGCTGTCGCTCGGCCTCTCGCGTATAAAATACGTCTCGAACGTAGTGATAAACCTCGCGTACAGGAAGAGCGAGGTGCCGCATCTCCCGGGCGGCTCGGGTTTTCTGGTCCCCTCCCCGGAGCGGCTGCCCGTGCTCGCCTGTACGTTCAGCAGCGTGAAATTCAGCGGCCGGAGCCCGGACGATACCGTCCTCTTCCGCATCGTCGCGGGAGGCGCCCGGAACCCGGGCATCTGCGGCGAGGAGGATGGCCGCCTCATCGACATCGCGCACGGAACGCTCTCGCCGATCCTGGGTATAAAATCGGCCCCGGTGTTCGGGATGGTCAGCCGGAACCCGGAATCGACGCCTCACTATGCCGTCGGCCACGGCGAGCTGGTCGCACGGATAATCGAAAGGGCCGGGAGATTCCCTTCGCTGAGGCTCGCCGGGAATGCGTATGGCGGAGCCGGCATACCGGACTGCATACGCTCGGGGGAGAAGGCGGCCCTGGAAATATTCCGGTACGTATCGGAAAGGGGGGCGAAATATGAAGATCGAAAGTCCTGCGGGTGA